The window AACGGCACTGATCCTGAGGTTCGCGACACTCAGGACAGGCACGGCCAAACTCGGTTGAATACACCAGACCACCGGAAGAAGATTTTTTTGCCATGGGAACACTCACACTGCTATGCGACAGAACTGGCCAATAATGACCGTAAAGAAGCGGCAAACTAAACCATCCACCGCCCTGACGCAATCACGGATTTCAGCTCGCCGGAGCGGATTCCGCCGTGCTTTTCTGCCTGCCGGTTGCTGCTTTCAGCAGAGGTGAATCCACCGCCAGCAACAGGCCATACCCCAGTAGTAACTGGGCGCTGATATAGATGCTGACGATCACCGGTGTGGAGTGCTCAAACGGCAGCCAGAAGCGGTTTACGCCGATCAGGCTGTCGGCCAGCATAAACAGCACACCGCCGGCGGCAATCCAGCGGTTGCCGCTGCGTAACGCCAGTACTGCCATACCCCATAAACACAGCACATAAATCAGCACCGGCCACCACAGCGCGCCGGTATTGGGGTAAAACTGCCACAGCAGAAAGACCGCAAACAACGCCGGCAAGCCGGCCCGCAGCGCATCCCCACGGCGGCTCTGACGCAATGGCCACAGCAGCGCGATATAACTCAGCTGCGCCAGCAAAAACGCCGCCAGCGCCTGCTTTAAATACAGGCTGCGGTCGAAGTCGAGAAACACATCCCCGGCGGCTGAGGTCAGCATCGCCAGCGCGTACAACCAGGCTGCCCGTAAACTGATTTCAGCGTTCCTGTACTGCAGCCAGGCAACAACCGCCAGCAGCAATACCGGACTGGCTTTCAGGGCATAACTGAGCGGGTACGGATGCAGCGGCCACAGCAGGATATAGAGCGCGCCGAGAATCACGGCCAGGCTAAACAGTGTGTGTTTCATCGGTTTTTCTCCCCGGATGTCGCCCGATTGCCCGGTGTGCGCCAGTACAGCGTGCCCAGTAACCAGTCAAATAACGGCAGGGTGATATTGAAATTGCACTGCGCCATACGCTCGCGTTCATGGTGTAGCTGGTGCAGATGCCGCAACCGCCACCAAATGGGCGTGCGCTCAACAAAGCTGCCCGCCGGCAGGTGATAACTGAAGTGCATCACCTCATAAAACAGATAACCGCACAGCGCCGCAGCGGCATAAATCCAGCCGGCGTTATCCGACCACAGCCATTGCAGCAGCAAAGTACCGGGAATAATCAGGAATACTAAAAACACATAAATCAGCCAGGCCGGAAACAGCACCACACGCCAGTCGCGCACGCTTTCAAAGGGCATCGCCGATTCAATAAAAAAGCTGTGGTGATCGCCGGTATGGCGCGAATAGAACAGCCGGCCAATACGGGTTTTACGGTGCCCGAGCCAGCGATGAGTGGCGTATTCGCCGAAATTCACCAGCACCATGGTCAGCGGCAATAACAGCCACTCGGCGACAGTGCCCTGTTCCACCTGACTGAAGCTGTAAATGATGACAGCCAGCCCGGTAGCCGCGACCACCAGCGCATGCAGACCGCCGGAATAAAAGCTGGCAATAGAGGCACGGTATCGGGCGCGGAAGGCCAGATGATCAAAGGCCATAAGCATCTCCTGTCATTATTGCTGTTGTTATTATTTTTAAGTTGTCTCCACTCTATCGCCGGCGGCTAAATAAAGGCCAATCAATAATTAAAAAATGTATTATCACCATTATGAATAATACATGAGAAAGCCATGAGCCTGCGTTCCCTTGATCTGAATCTGCTGCCGCTGTTTGCCGCCTTAATGGAAGAACAGCACCTGACCCGTGCCGCCACACGTCTGCATCTCAGTCAGCCAGCGGTCAGTAACGCCCTGAAACGCCTGCGCCTGCAGCTGGGTGATGATCTGTTTGTGCGCACCGCCAGCGGCCTGAAACCGACCCCGCGGGCGCTGCAGCTGTATGCCAAAGTCCGTGACGGGCTGGAACTGATTGAACAGGGCTGGGCCGATCAGCAAAGCTTCGATGCCGCCACCAGCCGCCGGCATTTCCGTCTGTGTGCCAATGGTGCAGTGGAATATCTGGCTGCGCCCTGGCTGATGCAGCAGTTGCGTCAGCGCGCGCCGGGTGTCGCCCTGCAGATAGAAACCGACCAAAGCCCGGATATTGTGCAGCGCCTGCAGGATGGCCGCCTCGATCTGGCCATCGATTATGTCGACCAGCCGCAGCCGGGGCTGTGCCATGCGCCGCTGCTGCAGGAATCATTGGTGGTGATTGCTGCGCGTAACCATCCGCAGTTCCGCCCCGATCTCAGCTACGACGAGTTTATCCGCCTGCAACATGTCAGCCTGTCGCCACGTAACCGTCAGGGCACGCCGATTGAGCAGTTGCTGGGACATAAAGACCTGCCACGCCAGGTGCAGCTCTGGGTCAGCAGTTTTGTATCAATTCCGCCGGTGGTCGCCAGTACCGACCTGATTGCCGTGGTACCGCAACAGCTGGTCAGCCACAGTCTCTGGCAGCAGTTACTGCAGACCGCCCCCCTGCCCTTTGCCTGCCCACCGGTTGAACTGCAGCTGATCTGGCATCAGAGCCGCGAGCGCGATCAGGCACACCGCTGGTTACGGGAATTATTGAAGGAATTGGTGAATCTGACGGGAGCATAAAGCCCCGTAAAGAAAGGATGACAGGCTCTGTCAGCTGCGCGGAAAACGCAGGGTAACGACCGTGCCCTTACCCGGAGAGCTGTCGATCAGCAGCTCACCGCCATGATTAACCATCACGTTGTAAGCCACGGTCAGGCCAAGGCCGGTGCCCTGACCAATTTCCTTGCGGGTAAAGAAGGGGTTAACCGCACAGCTCAGGTCTTCTGCACTCATACCGGTGCCGGAATCTTTGACCATGACCGCTACCCAGTCATCCTGCAGATCGCCGGCAATTTCGATAGTACCGCCACCGGGCATCGCATCGGCAGCGTTATGCAGAATATTGTTAAACACCAGCCGCACCTGCTCAGGGATGCACGACACCAGCGGCAGCTGCTGCAGATGACTGTAAACCCGTAAATCGTTACGCGCACTGAGGTTTTGTTCGGCCAGCGCCTGCTGCATCAGCTCGTCCAGCGCCGTGGTTTCTTTGCGCTGATGTTCGCTGATGGCGAAGGTGCGCAGCTCGCTGACAATATTGCGTACCCGCTCCAGGCTCTGCTTGGAAGTACGCACCAGATCCGGGGCGTCGTCACGTACAAAGTCCAGATCAATCGCAGCACGCATCTGCACCAGCGCCTGTGTCAGGGCCTGATCGGCAATGCTGTGCTCAGCGGCCTGATACTGATCGGCCAGACCAATCAGCTCGGTCAGGTACTCACTCAGCGTGGCGATATTGGAATACACCACCGCAATAGGGTTGTTGATTTCATGGGCCATACCCGCCGCCAGATGCCCCAGCGATGCCATCCGCTGCGCCTGCAGCAGCAGATCCTGGGTGCGCTGCAGTTCATCCAGACTGCTCTGCAACTGATGGTTGCTGTCGTGCAGGGCCTTGGTACGGGCTTTTACCTTCTCTTCGAGCTGTTCATTCAGCTGGCGCACGCGGTTCTCGGCCTGCTGACGCTGGCTGATCTCACCTTCCATGGCGCGCAGCACATCGTTCATTTTATGCGCCAGATCGTCCAGTTCACTGTGGCGCAGCGAGCCCTCCACCACCAGCGGTGCGGTTATCGGCTGACGCGGGTCGATGGCCATCAGACGTTCCATCAGACGCTTCAGCGGGCTGGTCAGACGCGCGCGGAACACCAGAATCAGCACCACCGCCAGCGCGATATTACGCAGCACATCCAGCAATAACGTAATACCGGCGCGGCGCTCAAAGCCCTGGCGGGTCAGGCGCTCATCCGACCAGACCGTCAGATGACCGATCACGCGGGGATTTTTAGAGTAGATCGCCGGCTCCAGCAGTTCGACATCGTGGGCACGGTAATAAAAGGAATTAGCGGTATCGCTCAGCTCGCGTTTGCTCAGACCGGCGCGCTTCTCAAAGCCGGTATCGTTTTCCACAATCACGCTGGCCACCACCGCCGGGTTCATCAGCAGACTGTCGAGGATGCTCTGCATGGAGCTGTTGTCGTAGTTATACAGGGTCAGGGCCGCCGGACCGCTCTGGCGCTCCAGCAGCTGGGCGGTAAGCTCATGGTAGCGGCGACTCTCGGCGGTATAGTCAAAGCCGATTTGCGCGGCACTGAACAGCACCCCCAGAAAGATGCTGAAGCTAAGGACATAAAAAGTCAGCTTACTTTCTATCGATGACAGACGACTGCTCAAAATTGTCCCCTAATTATTATTCAGCGATCCGGCTGTGGTAAGACAGG of the Thalassolituus hydrocarboniclasticus genome contains:
- a CDS encoding LysR substrate-binding domain-containing protein, encoding MSLRSLDLNLLPLFAALMEEQHLTRAATRLHLSQPAVSNALKRLRLQLGDDLFVRTASGLKPTPRALQLYAKVRDGLELIEQGWADQQSFDAATSRRHFRLCANGAVEYLAAPWLMQQLRQRAPGVALQIETDQSPDIVQRLQDGRLDLAIDYVDQPQPGLCHAPLLQESLVVIAARNHPQFRPDLSYDEFIRLQHVSLSPRNRQGTPIEQLLGHKDLPRQVQLWVSSFVSIPPVVASTDLIAVVPQQLVSHSLWQQLLQTAPLPFACPPVELQLIWHQSRERDQAHRWLRELLKELVNLTGA
- a CDS encoding sensor histidine kinase, with the translated sequence MSSRLSSIESKLTFYVLSFSIFLGVLFSAAQIGFDYTAESRRYHELTAQLLERQSGPAALTLYNYDNSSMQSILDSLLMNPAVVASVIVENDTGFEKRAGLSKRELSDTANSFYYRAHDVELLEPAIYSKNPRVIGHLTVWSDERLTRQGFERRAGITLLLDVLRNIALAVVLILVFRARLTSPLKRLMERLMAIDPRQPITAPLVVEGSLRHSELDDLAHKMNDVLRAMEGEISQRQQAENRVRQLNEQLEEKVKARTKALHDSNHQLQSSLDELQRTQDLLLQAQRMASLGHLAAGMAHEINNPIAVVYSNIATLSEYLTELIGLADQYQAAEHSIADQALTQALVQMRAAIDLDFVRDDAPDLVRTSKQSLERVRNIVSELRTFAISEHQRKETTALDELMQQALAEQNLSARNDLRVYSHLQQLPLVSCIPEQVRLVFNNILHNAADAMPGGGTIEIAGDLQDDWVAVMVKDSGTGMSAEDLSCAVNPFFTRKEIGQGTGLGLTVAYNVMVNHGGELLIDSSPGKGTVVTLRFPRS
- a CDS encoding sterol desaturase family protein yields the protein MAFDHLAFRARYRASIASFYSGGLHALVVAATGLAVIIYSFSQVEQGTVAEWLLLPLTMVLVNFGEYATHRWLGHRKTRIGRLFYSRHTGDHHSFFIESAMPFESVRDWRVVLFPAWLIYVFLVFLIIPGTLLLQWLWSDNAGWIYAAAALCGYLFYEVMHFSYHLPAGSFVERTPIWWRLRHLHQLHHERERMAQCNFNITLPLFDWLLGTLYWRTPGNRATSGEKNR
- a CDS encoding lysoplasmalogenase — its product is MKHTLFSLAVILGALYILLWPLHPYPLSYALKASPVLLLAVVAWLQYRNAEISLRAAWLYALAMLTSAAGDVFLDFDRSLYLKQALAAFLLAQLSYIALLWPLRQSRRGDALRAGLPALFAVFLLWQFYPNTGALWWPVLIYVLCLWGMAVLALRSGNRWIAAGGVLFMLADSLIGVNRFWLPFEHSTPVIVSIYISAQLLLGYGLLLAVDSPLLKAATGRQKSTAESAPAS